Proteins co-encoded in one Epinephelus moara isolate mb chromosome 13, YSFRI_EMoa_1.0, whole genome shotgun sequence genomic window:
- the ghdc gene encoding GH3 domain-containing protein, whose product MAFSLFRVAVPLCLAVLSVAVAIIWQNQAMPRPLPAALGVVSLAGMALLWRDMSSKMRGEKRTLSSLLSQYLAVKGVGWLGRRQRRKLEADTLNVKQVQEETLLKRLSKNANTCYGRQYDFNSIKDSGSFRARHPITTYEHYRELISRIAAGEEKVIIAEKPLILAMTSGTSGASAMLLSTKDTNTEFFLQGVTVCLDAMGRAFPETDSLQRTTKFFYSPTFRQSEAGIPIGPNSSTPASSRHMLNLYTTPAPAFEVPSEKDTLYLHLLFALKDPSVGTLESNFASTVFYAFSALQDRWQELVEDIERGKVSSALALEPKVRSRLEALIKPDPERATQLRAHFQDGFRGIAKRVWPHLHLVLAVDSGSNQIYGEMLRENYCQGVPFYSPFYAATEGLIGVNLWPQEPNRRYLLCPRSMFCEFLPESSLEEETPQTVLMEEVKEGQNYELVITNASGLFRYRIGDIVKVVGFHNQCPIVEFQYRRGQMLSVRGEKVSEALFLASLKKAVAQWPGAQLVDYCCAESGIMGDSIGGSDPHYQVFIELKGVRNLTEEQRYKLDICLQQDSAVYKSFRIKGSIGPMRVQLVAEGAFGELRKDMMAFSNTSPNTFKMHRVLRRKEYADFLLGKTIS is encoded by the exons ATGGCTTTCAGTTTGTTTCGTGTTGCCGTGCCGCTTTGTTTGGCGGTTTTATCGGTTGCCGTCGCCATCATTTGGCAAAATCAGG CGATGCCGCGTCCTCTGCCCGCTGCCCTCGGTGTGGTCTCTCTGGCCGGGATGGCGCTGCTCTGGAGGGACATGAGCTCCAAGATGAGAGGTGAGAAGCGGACCCTGAGCAGTCTGCTCAGTCAGTATCTGGCCGTGAAAGGTGTGGGCTGGCTGGGCAGGCGGCAGAGGAGGAAACTTGAAGCCGATACTCTGAATGTGAAGCAGGTCCAGGAGGAGACGCTGCTGAAGCGCCTGAGTAAAAACGCAAACACATGTTATGGAAGACAGTACGACTTCAACTCCATTAAAG ACAGCGGCAGCTTCCGGGCGCGTCACCCCATCACCACATATGAGCACTATCGTGAGCTCATCAGTCGCATCGCTGCAGGAGAGGAGAAGGTGATCATTGCTGAGAAGCCGCTGATCCTGGCCATGACCTCTGGGACCTCAGGAGCCAGCGCCATGCTGCTCAGCACCAAGGACACCAACACTGAGTTCTTCCTGCAG GGAGTGACCGTGTGTTTGGATGCCATGGGAAGAGCATTTCCTGAGACCGACAGCCTCCAGCGCACCACCAAGTTCTTCTACTCGCCTACTTTTCGCCAGTCTGAGGCCGGGATTCCCATCGGACCAAACTCCTCCACACCAGCCTCCTCACGCCACATGCTCAACCTCTACACCACCCCAGCACCCGCCTTTGAG GTCCCTAGTGAGAAGGACACCCTCTACCTGCACCTCCTGTTCGCTCTCAAAGACCCCAGTGTGGGAACGCTGGAGTCCAACTTTGCGTCCACAGTCTTCTATGCTTTCAGTGCTTTACAG GATCGCTGGCAGGAGCTCGTGGAGGACATTGAACGAGGGAAGGTCAGCAGCGCTCTGGCTCTGGAGCCCAAAGTGAGGTCCAGACTCGAGGCTCTGATTAAGCCGGACCCAGAGAGGGCCACTCAGCTCCGGGCCCACTTCCAGGACGGCTTCCGTGGGATTGCCAAGCGTGTGTGGCCTCATCTTCACCTGGTGCTGGCAGTGGACTCAGGCTCCAATCAGATCTATGGGGAAATGTTGAGGGAGAACTACTGCCAGGGAGTGCCTTTCTATTCACCTTTCTACGCTGCGACTGAAG GTTTAATAGGGGTGAACCTTTGGCCCCAGGAGCCAAACAGACGCTATCTGCTGTGTCCTCGTTCGATGTTCTGCGAGTTCCTGCCGGAGAGCAGCCTGGAGGAGGAGACGCCTCAAACGGTGCtgatggaggaggtgaaggagggaCAAAACTATGAGCTCGTTATCACAAACGCTTCAGGACTCTTCAG ATATCGCATCGGAGACATTGTGAAAGTAGTTGGGTTCCACAACCAGTGTCCCATCGTTGAGTTTCAGTACAG ACGGGGTCAGATGTTGAGCGTCCGAGGGGAGAAAGTGTCTGAGGCGTTGTTCCTCGCTTCTCTGAAGAAAGCTGTTGCTCAGTGGCCGGGAGCTCAGCTGGTCGACTACTGCTGCGCTGAGAGTGGTATCATGG GAGACTCGATAGGCGGCTCTGATCCTCATTACCAGGTCTTCATAGAGCTGAAAGGTGTGAGAAACCTCACAGAGGAACAGCGATACAAG CTGGACATTTGTCTCCAGCAGGACTCGGCTGTCTACAAGTCTTTTCGTATCAAAGGCAGCATCGGACCAATGAGGGTGCAGCTGGTGGCGGAGGGTGCGTTTGGAGAGCTCCGCAAGGACATGATGGCTTTCTCGAACACCTCACCCAACACCTTCAAAATGCACCGAGTGCTGCGCAGGAAAGAGTacgctgacttcctgttgggaaaAACCATCTCCTGA